In Deltaproteobacteria bacterium, one genomic interval encodes:
- a CDS encoding TolC family protein: MKQVTAVGAMLLALMLGSAAGASEAGGALSLGECIRAALAYSPDLGVAAADIAAAQARLAEAEAGRLGEAGYTQVLGLVNEARGNATYSPDTKDAFFSGLAPFTRLDLHLAIPLMTFGKLQAALAAAQHGLESQRALSVERRAAIVDSTKQLYYGLMLARQLGGVLREMQETLDKAVATTEQRIAEKAAGVTQLDLLKLKVGRARFAKGVVEVEASAQLARTALARMVGRPGDAAFDIADRRLQPVAIALLPIDDYLARALDRRAQWAALQAGLAAQQAKVAIEEAEYYPKVFFSTGLQFARAGNRTEQSNPFANDEFNYLRPVGVLGVDWDLNFLSTRAKVDQARAELERLRAQRREAETGLPLELRKAYLDVTRTRDTVTAAEEGRKAGRGLLVLTVSNFDLALGSAEELFDGLGAYTESSSDYFRAVHDYNVAVATLSRIVGELTDLQY; the protein is encoded by the coding sequence ATGAAGCAGGTAACGGCAGTCGGGGCAATGCTGCTGGCCTTGATGCTGGGGTCGGCGGCGGGCGCGAGCGAGGCCGGCGGGGCGTTGAGCCTGGGCGAGTGCATCCGGGCGGCGCTCGCCTACAGCCCCGATCTGGGCGTGGCGGCCGCCGATATTGCCGCGGCTCAGGCCCGGCTGGCGGAAGCCGAGGCCGGCCGCCTGGGCGAGGCCGGCTACACCCAGGTGCTGGGTTTGGTCAACGAGGCCCGGGGGAATGCGACCTACTCGCCCGACACCAAGGATGCGTTCTTCAGCGGTCTGGCGCCTTTCACCCGACTCGATCTGCACTTGGCGATTCCGCTGATGACGTTTGGCAAACTGCAGGCGGCCCTGGCGGCGGCCCAGCACGGCTTGGAGAGCCAGCGTGCCCTGAGCGTGGAGCGGCGGGCGGCGATCGTCGACAGCACCAAGCAGCTGTACTACGGCCTGATGTTGGCGCGCCAGCTCGGTGGCGTACTGCGCGAGATGCAGGAGACCCTGGACAAGGCGGTGGCGACGACGGAGCAGCGCATCGCCGAAAAGGCCGCGGGTGTCACCCAGCTTGATCTCCTCAAGCTCAAAGTGGGGCGCGCGCGCTTTGCCAAAGGCGTCGTCGAGGTGGAGGCTTCGGCGCAGCTGGCGCGAACGGCGCTAGCGCGCATGGTAGGCCGGCCGGGTGACGCTGCCTTCGACATTGCCGATCGTAGGCTGCAGCCGGTGGCGATCGCACTCCTGCCGATTGATGACTACCTCGCTCGTGCCCTCGATCGACGCGCGCAGTGGGCGGCGTTGCAGGCCGGTTTGGCGGCGCAGCAAGCCAAGGTCGCAATCGAGGAAGCGGAGTACTATCCTAAGGTGTTCTTCTCCACCGGCTTGCAGTTCGCCCGCGCCGGCAATCGCACCGAACAGAGCAACCCGTTCGCCAACGATGAGTTCAACTACCTGCGTCCCGTCGGTGTGTTGGGGGTGGACTGGGATCTCAATTTCCTCAGTACGCGCGCCAAAGTCGATCAGGCACGGGCCGAGCTCGAGCGCCTGCGCGCCCAGCGCCGTGAGGCCGAGACCGGCCTGCCGCTGGAACTGCGCAAGGCCTACCTCGACGTCACCCGCACCCGCGACACCGTGACGGCGGCCGAGGAGGGTCGCAAAGCGGGCCGGGGCTTGCTGGTGCTTACGGTCAGCAACTTCGACCTGGCGCTCGGCAGTGCCGAGGAGCTATTCGACGGTCTGGGAGCGTACACCGAGAGCAGCAGCGACTACTTCCGCGCGGTGCACGACTACAACGTAGCGGTGGCCACGCTGAGTCGGATCGTCGGTGAGCTGACCGACTTGCAGTACTGA
- a CDS encoding biopolymer transporter ExbD, whose protein sequence is MALGSLKKRARSPIVAEINITPLTDIFLVLLIIFMVTSAAMVESGAKISLPEVDQTTSQPREITITVTPANEVFVNSQLTAFDDLEQVLRGLVSARPDIPVVLEGDREVLFGNAVRILSLAQKAGAQQVAIAAERRSGS, encoded by the coding sequence ATGGCGCTCGGTAGTCTCAAAAAGCGGGCGCGCTCGCCCATCGTCGCCGAGATCAACATCACGCCGCTGACCGACATCTTCCTCGTGCTGCTGATCATCTTCATGGTCACCAGCGCGGCCATGGTGGAGTCGGGCGCCAAGATCAGCTTGCCGGAGGTGGACCAAACCACCTCGCAGCCGCGCGAGATTACCATCACCGTCACGCCTGCGAACGAGGTCTTCGTCAATAGCCAACTCACCGCCTTCGACGATCTCGAACAAGTCCTGCGCGGCCTGGTCAGCGCGCGGCCGGACATCCCGGTCGTGCTCGAAGGCGATCGCGAAGTGCTCTTCGGCAACGCGGTGCGAATCCTCTCCTTGGCGCAGAAGGCCGGCGCCCAGCAAGTGGCGATTGCCGCTGAGCGCCGCTCCGGGAGCTGA
- a CDS encoding VWA domain-containing protein encodes MAEDLAKPPAPPEPARFDPWSGQRLQGLRWFGFSAAVHVALLLLLGTMTLTVIRQAEQIKVKVIDDSSVGPEQLDGEPSLQDLEGVLNVQRTAPQQARPRGPVVQNVRAPEMPQLAGIGPKLGAGPSVDNLSTPLSFGAGAIGGLGGGFGDYVGGLRKVGLDVALVIDTTDSMQFVIDDVKEKLTKLVATIHRMVPTARIGIVVYRDQGDDYVVKWSDLSFKTQKLRDFLAQINASGGGDWEEAVQEGMAAAINELSWRKQSKKIIVLVGGSPPHPEDVDAVRDLIAAFHAQGGYVSAVDVTKRMHDEFDRQLWRSLHGKEPFKPSPMPEFYHQVSQVFGELAKAGGGELIQLDEQKALLREVVVLTFGSRWKVEMAKFMGELS; translated from the coding sequence ATGGCCGAGGACTTAGCCAAACCGCCGGCACCGCCCGAGCCCGCCCGCTTCGATCCGTGGTCGGGGCAGCGCTTACAGGGGCTGCGCTGGTTCGGGTTTTCGGCCGCGGTTCACGTCGCGCTGTTGTTGCTGTTGGGCACCATGACGCTGACCGTCATCCGCCAGGCGGAGCAGATCAAGGTCAAGGTCATCGACGACAGCAGCGTCGGCCCCGAGCAGCTCGACGGTGAGCCGTCGCTGCAAGACCTCGAGGGCGTGCTCAACGTGCAGCGCACGGCGCCGCAGCAAGCCCGGCCGCGCGGGCCGGTGGTGCAAAACGTGCGCGCTCCGGAAATGCCGCAGCTGGCAGGCATCGGTCCCAAGCTCGGCGCCGGCCCGAGCGTGGACAACCTGTCGACGCCGCTGTCGTTCGGCGCCGGGGCGATCGGCGGTCTGGGCGGCGGCTTCGGTGATTACGTCGGCGGCTTGCGCAAGGTCGGTCTCGATGTCGCGTTGGTCATCGACACCACCGACAGCATGCAGTTCGTCATTGATGACGTGAAAGAGAAACTGACCAAACTGGTGGCGACGATCCACCGGATGGTACCCACGGCGCGGATCGGCATCGTGGTTTACCGCGACCAAGGCGACGATTACGTCGTCAAATGGAGCGACCTCAGCTTCAAGACGCAGAAACTGCGTGACTTCCTGGCGCAGATCAACGCCTCCGGCGGGGGCGACTGGGAGGAAGCGGTGCAAGAAGGAATGGCCGCCGCCATCAACGAGTTGAGCTGGCGCAAGCAGTCGAAGAAAATCATCGTGCTGGTGGGCGGCTCGCCGCCGCACCCGGAGGACGTCGATGCGGTGCGCGACCTGATCGCAGCTTTTCACGCCCAGGGCGGCTATGTCAGCGCCGTCGACGTCACCAAGCGCATGCACGATGAGTTCGATCGCCAGCTGTGGCGCTCACTGCACGGCAAGGAGCCGTTCAAGCCATCGCCGATGCCCGAGTTCTATCACCAGGTCTCGCAGGTCTTCGGCGAGCTGGCCAAGGCTGGCGGCGGCGAGTTGATTCAACTCGACGAGCAGAAGGCGCTGCTGCGCGAAGTGGTGGTGCTGACCTTCGGCAGCCGCTGGAAGGTCGAGATGGCGAAGTTCATGGGCGAGTTGTCGTGA
- a CDS encoding 2-C-methyl-D-erythritol 2,4-cyclodiphosphate synthase, producing the protein MRIGHGFDIHRLVSGRPLRLAGITVPYEAGLLGHSDGDVVLHAVCDALLGAIAAGDVGRLFPDSDPRFKGIDSTELLREVVRRVHGLGYVVRNLDVTVQAERPRLAEHIESMRTRLAELLVVDSSMVSVKAKTMEGLDAVGRGEAIAATAVVLCKPVTKDE; encoded by the coding sequence ATGCGCATTGGACACGGATTCGACATCCACCGCTTAGTCAGCGGCCGGCCGCTGCGGCTCGCTGGCATCACCGTCCCGTACGAGGCCGGGTTGCTGGGGCATTCCGACGGCGACGTGGTGCTGCACGCCGTTTGCGACGCCTTGCTCGGTGCGATCGCGGCCGGCGATGTGGGCCGGCTGTTCCCCGACAGTGATCCGCGCTTCAAGGGCATCGACAGCACCGAGCTGCTGCGCGAGGTGGTGCGGCGCGTCCACGGCTTGGGCTACGTCGTGCGCAACCTCGATGTCACGGTGCAGGCCGAACGGCCTCGGCTGGCCGAGCACATCGAGAGCATGCGCACGCGCCTGGCCGAGCTGCTGGTGGTGGACAGCAGCATGGTCAGCGTGAAGGCGAAGACGATGGAGGGCCTTGACGCCGTTGGCCGCGGGGAGGCGATCGCCGCCACCGCGGTGGTGCTGTGTAAGCCGGTGACGAAGGACGAGTGA
- a CDS encoding HigA family addiction module antidote protein, with protein sequence MFAGRVENPLNEELLKPLGLGQYRLARNINVESRRINAIILGKRAITADTALRLSR encoded by the coding sequence GTGTTTGCGGGCCGGGTAGAGAATCCGCTGAACGAGGAGTTGCTCAAGCCGCTTGGGTTGGGCCAGTATCGTTTGGCGCGGAATATCAACGTGGAGTCGCGCCGGATCAACGCTATCATCCTCGGCAAGCGCGCGATCACGGCTGATACCGCTCTACGACTGTCGCGTTAG
- a CDS encoding M1 family metallopeptidase yields MPEAEFRLDPHVRPSHYAVHITPDLTAGSFEGEVSMALELGRACNAIELHAADLAIEHAELVAGDTNVTATVTPHPKRETVELRLPARVGAGAATLRLGFSGALQKHLRGLYAATSNGRRYAFTQLEAADARRFFPCFDEPAYKARFTFSVTTEAQHEVVSNNPVERVEHHGQGRKTVFFTTTPKLSTYLCALAIGELEATAERFVGRTPIRIWHVPGKDHLTGFALEAAAESLARLEKYFGLPYPYAKLDLLAVPDFEAGAMENAGAVTFRETLLLVDPATITLAEQKRIAEVIAHELAHMWYGDLVTMAWWDDLWLNEAFATWMAIRIVDEWKPEWRMWNNFAHHRATALSLDALANTHPIYTEVRSPAQATENFDAITYEKGAAVVRMIESYLGPTAFRRGVRQYIRSHREGNATAADLWRALEAASGQKVARVARGWIEQPGFPLLAARRIERNGQAVLELRQTRFFANPKAKPTGQRWPLPVVVKSPATRQPARQLLTAGRGAMALGPARRVPWVYANAAEGGFYHVLHDEGTLAALRAGNFTALTPVERLGLVGHQWAAVRAGHAEIGSFLDLAGSLGSESDFDVLDALASALRFVDDQLVPAVDGGPTFRRWLAGTYEAAWQQLGWQAAAGETDDVRLRRASVLRLAGDIASSPAIVAEVPDRFAAYLRDRHALEPNLADPLIAMAAREGDGDRYEQFLAAVRQAQTPQERRRYQLALGDFRSPALIERTLELTLSEEVSTQDVGLLLVRLFANPGARAAAWQFLKRRWAELSQRLPPMMVSRVIDATTQLQTSAYKHEVAAFFRAHPVPTAARALKQALERFALNQELRQRAGKGLQVWLAAR; encoded by the coding sequence GTGCCGGAAGCGGAATTCCGGCTCGATCCGCACGTGCGCCCATCGCATTACGCTGTGCACATCACCCCCGACCTTACCGCCGGCAGCTTTGAGGGCGAGGTCAGCATGGCGCTGGAGCTCGGGCGCGCGTGCAACGCCATCGAACTACACGCGGCGGATCTCGCGATCGAGCACGCCGAGTTGGTCGCCGGCGACACCAACGTAACCGCAACCGTCACCCCTCACCCGAAACGCGAGACCGTCGAGTTGCGGCTACCGGCCCGTGTCGGCGCCGGTGCCGCCACACTGCGGCTGGGTTTTTCCGGCGCACTTCAGAAACATTTGCGCGGCTTGTACGCCGCCACCAGCAACGGGCGCCGCTACGCCTTCACCCAGCTCGAAGCCGCCGACGCGCGCCGCTTCTTTCCCTGCTTCGACGAACCCGCCTACAAGGCCCGCTTTACCTTCTCCGTTACCACCGAGGCGCAGCACGAGGTCGTCTCCAATAACCCGGTCGAGCGCGTCGAGCACCACGGCCAGGGCCGCAAGACGGTATTCTTCACGACCACGCCCAAGCTGTCGACCTATCTGTGCGCACTCGCTATCGGCGAGTTGGAGGCCACGGCCGAGCGCTTCGTCGGCCGTACCCCGATTCGTATCTGGCACGTCCCGGGCAAAGATCATCTCACCGGCTTCGCGCTCGAAGCGGCGGCCGAATCGCTGGCGCGCTTGGAGAAGTACTTCGGCCTGCCGTACCCCTACGCCAAGCTCGATCTGCTGGCGGTGCCGGACTTCGAGGCCGGCGCAATGGAGAACGCCGGCGCCGTCACTTTTCGTGAAACGTTGCTCCTGGTCGATCCCGCCACCATCACCCTGGCCGAGCAGAAGCGCATCGCCGAGGTCATCGCCCACGAGCTGGCGCACATGTGGTACGGCGATCTGGTTACCATGGCCTGGTGGGACGATCTCTGGCTGAATGAAGCCTTTGCCACCTGGATGGCGATTCGCATCGTCGACGAGTGGAAGCCCGAGTGGCGGATGTGGAACAACTTCGCCCACCACCGCGCCACCGCCCTCAGCCTCGATGCGCTGGCCAACACCCACCCGATCTATACCGAAGTGCGCAGCCCGGCTCAGGCGACCGAGAACTTCGACGCGATCACCTACGAAAAGGGCGCCGCGGTGGTGCGCATGATCGAGAGCTACCTCGGACCGACCGCCTTTCGCCGGGGCGTGCGCCAATACATCCGTAGTCACCGCGAAGGCAACGCCACCGCCGCCGACTTGTGGCGCGCGCTCGAAGCAGCCTCGGGCCAGAAGGTGGCGCGGGTGGCGCGCGGTTGGATCGAGCAGCCCGGCTTTCCGCTGCTGGCGGCGCGCCGCATTGAGCGCAACGGACAAGCCGTGCTCGAACTGCGCCAAACACGCTTCTTCGCCAACCCGAAGGCTAAACCGACGGGGCAGCGCTGGCCGTTACCCGTGGTCGTGAAGTCACCCGCTACGCGGCAGCCTGCGCGCCAGCTGCTGACCGCCGGCCGCGGCGCAATGGCGCTGGGTCCGGCCCGGCGCGTGCCTTGGGTTTACGCTAACGCCGCGGAAGGCGGCTTCTACCACGTGCTGCACGACGAGGGGACACTAGCGGCGCTGCGCGCCGGCAACTTCACCGCGCTCACCCCAGTCGAGCGCCTCGGCCTGGTCGGTCATCAGTGGGCTGCGGTGCGCGCCGGCCACGCCGAGATTGGCAGCTTCCTCGACCTCGCCGGTAGTCTTGGGAGCGAGAGCGATTTCGACGTCCTCGACGCCCTAGCCTCGGCGTTGCGTTTTGTCGACGACCAGTTGGTTCCCGCGGTTGACGGCGGCCCGACCTTCCGCCGCTGGCTGGCGGGGACCTATGAAGCGGCGTGGCAGCAGCTCGGCTGGCAGGCGGCAGCCGGAGAAACCGACGACGTGCGCTTGCGGCGCGCCTCGGTACTGCGGCTGGCCGGCGACATCGCCTCGTCGCCGGCAATCGTTGCCGAAGTTCCGGATCGCTTCGCCGCCTACCTGCGCGACCGCCATGCGCTTGAACCCAATCTCGCCGATCCGCTGATCGCGATGGCGGCGCGTGAAGGCGATGGCGATCGTTACGAGCAATTCCTCGCCGCGGTGCGCCAGGCGCAGACGCCGCAAGAGCGGCGCCGGTACCAGCTGGCGCTCGGCGATTTCCGCTCCCCGGCGCTGATCGAGCGCACGCTCGAACTCACGCTCAGCGAGGAGGTGTCGACGCAGGATGTCGGCCTCCTGCTGGTGCGGCTGTTCGCCAACCCGGGAGCACGCGCAGCGGCGTGGCAGTTCCTGAAGCGGCGCTGGGCCGAGCTCTCGCAGCGCCTACCGCCAATGATGGTGTCGCGGGTGATCGATGCCACCACGCAGTTGCAAACCAGCGCCTATAAGCACGAGGTTGCCGCCTTCTTTCGTGCCCACCCCGTACCGACGGCGGCGCGCGCGCTCAAGCAAGCGCTCGAGCGCTTCGCCCTCAATCAGGAACTGCGCCAGCGGGCGGGCAAGGGGCTGCAAGTCTGGCTGGCGGCGCGTTAG
- a CDS encoding ABC transporter ATP-binding protein yields MATVTVAPRPAAQPPAILQSAAERSHSAAAALRVEDLRKSYGEIEAVRGVTFEVHEGEVFGLLGPNGAGKTTTISIIATWLRSSGGAAYVFGHNVSAAATVRTLIGVAPQEISLYPGLSAAENLRFFGRIFGVRGAALRERVRQLLALVELDARADDPVVTFSGGMKRRLNLAVSLIHRPRLLLLDEPTVGVDPHSREHIFSIVRNLRQEGTAILYTTHYMEEAEQLCDRIAIVDEGRLIAMGHLGDLLAAAGCAEVIELRGLPPATDLSPLNSAAGVCGSERGDGVLRIFTDGAGRALPAVSALIGRYSDTVAIQIAPLSLQTLFLRLTGKELRD; encoded by the coding sequence ATGGCCACCGTTACCGTCGCGCCTCGCCCCGCCGCCCAGCCGCCAGCGATACTACAGTCAGCGGCCGAACGCAGCCACTCGGCAGCTGCCGCTTTGCGGGTGGAGGACTTGCGCAAGAGCTACGGCGAGATCGAGGCGGTCCGGGGGGTCACCTTCGAGGTCCACGAGGGCGAAGTCTTCGGCTTGCTCGGCCCCAACGGCGCGGGCAAGACCACGACCATTTCGATCATCGCCACCTGGCTGCGTTCATCGGGCGGGGCGGCCTACGTCTTCGGCCACAACGTCAGCGCGGCGGCTACGGTTCGCACCCTCATCGGCGTGGCGCCGCAGGAGATTTCGCTCTACCCGGGGCTGAGTGCAGCCGAGAACCTGCGCTTCTTCGGCCGCATTTTCGGCGTCCGCGGCGCGGCGCTGCGCGAGCGTGTGCGCCAACTGCTGGCCTTGGTCGAGCTCGACGCCCGCGCCGATGATCCGGTGGTGACGTTTTCCGGCGGCATGAAACGGCGGCTCAATCTGGCCGTGAGTCTGATTCACCGGCCGCGGCTGCTGCTGCTCGACGAACCCACCGTGGGCGTGGACCCGCACTCGCGCGAGCACATCTTCTCGATCGTGCGCAACCTGCGCCAAGAGGGTACGGCCATCCTCTACACCACGCACTACATGGAGGAGGCCGAGCAGCTGTGCGATCGCATCGCCATCGTCGATGAGGGCCGCCTCATCGCCATGGGCCACCTCGGCGACCTGTTGGCTGCGGCCGGCTGTGCCGAGGTCATCGAGCTACGCGGCTTGCCGCCGGCGACCGACCTGAGCCCGCTCAACAGCGCCGCCGGCGTGTGCGGCAGCGAACGCGGCGACGGGGTGCTGCGCATCTTCACCGACGGCGCCGGCCGCGCCTTGCCCGCGGTCAGTGCCTTGATCGGCCGCTATAGCGATACCGTCGCCATCCAGATCGCACCGCTCAGTTTGCAGACGCTCTTCCTGCGTCTGACCGGCAAGGAGCTGCGGGACTAG
- a CDS encoding ABC transporter permease, whose translation MNNLRKLLWVVRKDLRLIARDRSALVFVVIVPIIVILVVAETQGGGSANIVLPVVNEDQGPVANALMKVFREHVEVREVERGQAAAWVRDGKTAAAAMVLPAGMSKRYLTNRPSTIELLTDPAQGTELSAIKIVMLLADREAAALGDPFHEELLTLAERPLTGERLKFSSLEQNVPGFSVTFVLLSLLLSVAFGLRDEEAWGTSGRIAIAPIAPWAVLGGKLLARVLVGVAQLTLLLLFGHFMYRLSLGHSVLAFVLTVFAIVFSMASFSVIIAAVARTREQIIPVGLSAMFILAAIGGCWWPFFEQPRWMQVVAQGAMTTWSMVALHDVMLRNRTLLEIAPTLALLLAYGAVSFAIGQRLFRYAEN comes from the coding sequence GTGAACAATCTGCGCAAACTGCTCTGGGTGGTGCGCAAGGACTTGCGCCTGATTGCCCGCGACCGCTCGGCGCTGGTGTTCGTCGTCATCGTGCCGATCATCGTGATCCTGGTGGTCGCCGAAACCCAGGGCGGCGGCAGCGCCAACATCGTGCTGCCGGTGGTCAACGAAGACCAGGGGCCGGTGGCCAACGCCTTGATGAAGGTCTTTCGCGAGCACGTCGAGGTACGAGAGGTGGAACGGGGCCAGGCCGCGGCCTGGGTGCGCGACGGCAAGACCGCGGCGGCGGCGATGGTGTTGCCGGCGGGGATGAGCAAGCGCTACCTCACCAACCGGCCCTCTACCATCGAGTTGCTCACCGACCCGGCGCAAGGGACCGAACTGAGCGCAATCAAGATCGTGATGCTGCTGGCGGATCGCGAAGCGGCCGCGCTCGGCGATCCCTTCCACGAGGAGTTGCTTACACTTGCAGAACGGCCGCTCACCGGCGAGCGCTTGAAGTTCTCCTCGCTGGAGCAGAACGTGCCGGGTTTCAGCGTAACCTTCGTGCTGCTGAGCCTGCTCTTGAGCGTCGCCTTCGGCCTGCGCGACGAAGAGGCCTGGGGCACCAGCGGGCGGATCGCGATCGCGCCGATTGCACCGTGGGCCGTACTCGGCGGCAAGCTGCTGGCGCGGGTGCTCGTGGGCGTGGCCCAGCTCACGCTGCTGCTGCTCTTCGGCCATTTTATGTACCGGCTCTCACTCGGCCACTCGGTACTGGCGTTCGTACTGACGGTGTTTGCCATCGTGTTCTCGATGGCCAGCTTCAGTGTGATCATCGCCGCGGTTGCGCGGACGCGTGAGCAGATTATCCCCGTCGGCCTGTCGGCGATGTTCATTCTGGCGGCGATCGGCGGCTGTTGGTGGCCGTTCTTCGAACAGCCGCGCTGGATGCAAGTGGTTGCCCAGGGAGCGATGACGACATGGTCGATGGTGGCGCTGCACGACGTCATGCTGCGCAACCGCACCCTGCTTGAGATCGCGCCGACGCTGGCGCTCCTGCTGGCCTACGGCGCGGTGTCGTTCGCCATCGGCCAGCGCTTGTTCCGTTACGCTGAGAACTGA
- a CDS encoding MotA/TolQ/ExbB proton channel family protein — MIQQGWLATYPLIVFSLVTVTIIFERLWSLRNLISGSLSLANRLCPALEQGNFPDALALSHEQGDLPAGRIFSDVLARHQKDSLEYLADLTEEKRFEELEALKGPLWVLATVGASAPFIGLFGTVVGIIKAFHNMALMGSGGFSVVAAGISEALVATALGLAVAIIAVIAYNYFQTRVERIEAAMTIACNRVIDAIHLGRQANGAR, encoded by the coding sequence ATGATTCAGCAGGGGTGGCTCGCCACCTATCCCCTGATCGTGTTCTCGCTCGTCACCGTGACCATCATCTTCGAACGGCTGTGGTCGTTGCGCAACTTGATCTCCGGCAGCCTGAGTCTGGCCAATCGGCTTTGCCCGGCGCTGGAGCAGGGCAACTTCCCCGACGCGCTGGCGCTGTCGCATGAACAGGGCGACCTGCCCGCGGGCCGGATCTTCTCCGACGTGCTCGCCCGCCATCAGAAGGACTCGCTCGAATACCTCGCCGATCTGACCGAGGAGAAGCGCTTCGAGGAGCTCGAAGCCCTCAAGGGACCGCTGTGGGTACTGGCGACGGTCGGCGCCAGCGCACCGTTCATTGGCCTGTTCGGCACCGTGGTCGGGATCATCAAGGCCTTTCACAACATGGCGCTGATGGGTAGCGGCGGCTTCTCGGTGGTGGCCGCAGGTATTTCCGAGGCGCTGGTCGCCACCGCCCTGGGCTTAGCCGTCGCGATCATCGCGGTTATCGCTTACAATTACTTCCAAACGCGTGTCGAGCGCATCGAAGCCGCCATGACCATTGCGTGCAACCGGGTGATCGACGCCATCCACTTGGGACGGCAGGCCAATGGCGCTCGGTAG
- a CDS encoding ABC transporter substrate-binding protein, with product MVERLQTGRRGSLLVALLLAGVCCGSGSPARAGTALDYTREVLERARAIVNADHPHNQKLAELEKLLEGFLDTDYMGKDALGEHVKHFTATQQQEFLKLFRTLFQRTYLQKLLFFDKPVFEYVGEAAAGALTQVNTKIVTPRDEFLVSYRMRAASGRWLATDIQVEDLSLTSNFRQQLDRQLSKGAVDTLLDSMRRKFGGATDDTP from the coding sequence ATGGTCGAGCGCTTGCAAACGGGCCGGCGCGGAAGCCTGCTTGTGGCATTGCTCTTAGCCGGCGTCTGCTGCGGCAGCGGCTCGCCCGCCCGCGCCGGCACCGCGCTCGATTACACCCGCGAGGTGCTCGAACGTGCCCGCGCGATCGTCAACGCCGATCACCCTCACAACCAAAAGCTCGCCGAGCTGGAAAAACTGCTGGAGGGCTTCCTCGATACCGATTACATGGGCAAGGACGCGCTGGGCGAGCACGTCAAGCACTTCACCGCCACGCAGCAGCAGGAGTTCCTCAAGTTGTTCCGCACCCTGTTCCAGCGCACCTATCTGCAAAAGCTACTGTTCTTCGACAAACCGGTGTTCGAGTACGTCGGCGAGGCCGCGGCCGGCGCGCTGACGCAGGTGAACACCAAGATCGTTACCCCGCGCGATGAGTTTCTGGTCTCCTACCGCATGCGGGCGGCAAGCGGCCGCTGGCTGGCCACCGACATCCAGGTGGAGGACTTGAGCCTCACCAGCAACTTCCGCCAACAGCTCGATCGTCAACTGAGCAAGGGCGCGGTCGACACCCTGCTCGACAGCATGCGGCGCAAGTTCGGCGGCGCAACGGACGACACGCCGTGA